A part of Deltaproteobacteria bacterium genomic DNA contains:
- a CDS encoding MoaD/ThiS family protein codes for MKIQLKLFATLATFRPDSAQCYELPDGSTVEDLIATLGIPEKEVHLIFIDNAHAERETVIKDGARVALFPAVGGG; via the coding sequence ATGAAAATCCAGCTCAAGCTCTTCGCCACCCTGGCCACGTTCAGACCTGATTCGGCCCAATGCTATGAATTGCCGGACGGGTCCACAGTGGAGGATCTCATCGCTACGCTCGGGATTCCGGAAAAGGAGGTCCATCTGATCTTCATCGACAATGCCCACGCCGAACGGGAAACCGTCATCAAGGACGGGGCCCGGGTGGCCCTGTTCCCGGCCGTAGGTGGCGGATGA
- a CDS encoding acyl-CoA thioesterase codes for MNLYTLVRPEHLNHHGYLFGGMLLKWVDEFAWLTASREYRGCRLVTVGMDEVRFTQSVSSGAMLRFQVNRLHQGRTAVTYGVEVFADEDGAVDERPVFNTRITFVRVDRQGQKIPLPECGPGKDCSTNTWV; via the coding sequence GTGAATCTCTACACGCTGGTCCGGCCCGAGCATTTGAATCACCACGGCTATCTCTTTGGCGGCATGCTCCTCAAATGGGTGGATGAATTCGCCTGGTTGACGGCTTCGCGGGAATACCGGGGCTGCCGCCTGGTGACCGTGGGCATGGACGAGGTCCGCTTCACCCAGTCCGTCTCCAGCGGGGCCATGCTCCGGTTCCAGGTCAATCGGCTGCATCAGGGCCGGACCGCGGTGACCTATGGCGTAGAGGTCTTTGCCGACGAGGACGGGGCCGTGGACGAACGACCCGTCTTCAACACCCGCATCACCTTTGTTCGCGTGGACCGCCAAGGTCAGAAAATCCCTTTGCCCGAGTGCGGCCCGGGCAAGGACTGCTCGACAAACACCTGGGTTTGA
- a CDS encoding peroxiredoxin, with the protein MEAQQTTEAISMPRIGDKAPAFTAVTTQGELKFPEQYQGSWVILFSHPADFTPVCTSEFMTFAAMEKQFNEAGCKLVGLSVDGLYSHIAWLRTIKEKIEFKGMKNIEVTFPLIEDITMEVAKKYGMIQPGESTTKAVRAVFFIDPKGVIRTIVYYPLSLGRNFDEMYRILIALQTADEFGVATPADWRPGDEVIVPPAGSCGVAKDRMDGQEGMTCHDWFFCTKKIDKDTVFKAILKK; encoded by the coding sequence ATGGAAGCCCAGCAGACAACAGAAGCCATCAGCATGCCCCGCATCGGAGACAAGGCCCCGGCCTTCACGGCCGTGACCACCCAGGGGGAGCTCAAGTTTCCCGAACAGTACCAGGGCAGCTGGGTCATCCTCTTCAGCCACCCGGCCGATTTCACGCCTGTGTGCACCTCGGAGTTCATGACCTTCGCGGCCATGGAAAAGCAGTTCAACGAGGCCGGTTGCAAACTGGTCGGCCTGTCCGTGGACGGTCTCTACAGTCACATTGCCTGGTTGAGGACCATCAAGGAGAAGATCGAGTTCAAGGGAATGAAGAACATCGAGGTCACCTTTCCGCTCATCGAGGACATCACCATGGAAGTGGCCAAGAAATACGGGATGATTCAGCCCGGCGAAAGCACGACCAAGGCCGTGCGGGCCGTCTTCTTCATCGATCCAAAGGGGGTCATCAGGACCATCGTCTACTATCCCCTGAGCCTTGGCCGGAATTTCGACGAGATGTACCGCATTCTCATCGCCCTGCAGACGGCCGACGAATTCGGTGTAGCCACACCGGCCGATTGGCGACCCGGCGACGAGGTCATCGTGCCCCCGGCCGGCTCCTGTGGGGTGGCCAAGGATCGCATGGATGGACAGGAAGGCATGACCTGCCACGACTGGTTTTTCTGCACCAAAAAGATCGACAAAGATACGGTCTTCAAGGCCATACTCAAAAAGTAG
- a CDS encoding FMN-dependent NADH-azoreductase has translation MKRLLYIKASPRGQRSHSLAVADVFVETYRKRHPEAVVEVRDLFAMDLPKLDGAMLEAKYNIMHGLEHSAEQKARWRAVEAVIEDFTSFDRYVFAVPMWNFNFPYVLKHYMDVIIQPSYTFTTTAEGYHGLTEGKAFVAYARGGEYPPDSGADAINFQARHFEWLLRFIGLEQIFTVVVQPTLQGPEKAKESRLAAMDEARSLVVRF, from the coding sequence ATGAAGAGACTCTTGTACATCAAGGCCTCCCCCAGGGGGCAACGATCCCATTCTCTGGCCGTGGCCGACGTGTTCGTTGAGACCTATCGGAAGCGGCACCCCGAGGCCGTGGTCGAGGTCCGGGATCTCTTTGCCATGGACCTGCCCAAATTGGACGGGGCCATGCTGGAGGCCAAGTACAACATCATGCACGGTCTGGAGCACAGTGCGGAGCAAAAGGCCAGGTGGAGAGCCGTGGAGGCGGTCATCGAGGACTTCACGTCCTTTGATCGCTACGTCTTTGCCGTGCCCATGTGGAACTTTAATTTTCCCTATGTCCTCAAACATTACATGGACGTCATTATCCAACCGTCCTACACATTCACGACCACGGCCGAAGGTTATCATGGCCTGACCGAGGGCAAGGCCTTTGTGGCCTACGCCAGGGGAGGGGAGTATCCACCTGATTCCGGGGCCGACGCCATCAACTTCCAGGCCAGGCATTTCGAGTGGCTTTTGCGGTTCATCGGCCTGGAGCAGATCTTCACGGTGGTGGTCCAGCCGACGCTCCAGGGCCCGGAAAAAGCCAAGGAATCCAGGCTGGCGGCCATGGACGAGGCCCGAAGCCTGGTAGTGCGGTTCTGA
- a CDS encoding mannose-1-phosphate guanylyltransferase/mannose-6-phosphate isomerase, whose protein sequence is MLHPVVLSGGSGTRLWPLSRKFYPKQLLPLVGEETMIQTTIGRAASLPEAAPPIVICNEAHRFLVAEQIQEARLPHSVIVLEPEGRNTAPAAAVAAILALGKDPEAMILVMPADHVMTEPQGFAQAVRQGLPYASQNLLLTFGIRPDRPETGYGYILQGRALDDGSDRTLVHAVDQFVEKPDLETARAYVESGDYLWNSGIFLMSAATYLEELERFLPEALASCRRAVDRAASDLDFLRLDPESFRDCPSDSIDYAVMEKTDRAAVVSMEAGWSDVGSWSALIGIGSPDENGNVCRGDVMAHGSRNNYLHASHRLVATVGLENHIVVETKDAVLVASLDKAQDVKAIVERLVSRDREEHLLHRKVYRPWGSYEGIDTGDRFQVKRITVKPGQVLSLQMHHHRAEHWIVVRGTAKVTNGEKTFLLGEDQSTYIPLGTVHRLENPGKIPLELIEVQTGSYVGEDDIQRYEDLYGRAEPSS, encoded by the coding sequence ATGCTCCATCCTGTCGTTCTCTCCGGAGGCTCCGGCACTAGGCTCTGGCCTCTGTCCCGCAAATTCTACCCCAAGCAGCTTCTTCCCCTAGTCGGGGAGGAAACCATGATCCAGACCACCATCGGCCGGGCGGCCTCCCTGCCCGAGGCTGCCCCGCCCATCGTCATCTGCAACGAGGCCCACAGGTTCCTGGTGGCCGAGCAGATCCAGGAAGCCCGACTGCCCCACTCGGTCATCGTCCTCGAACCAGAGGGCCGCAACACGGCCCCGGCCGCGGCCGTCGCAGCCATCCTGGCCCTCGGGAAGGATCCCGAGGCTATGATCCTGGTCATGCCTGCGGACCACGTCATGACCGAGCCCCAAGGATTTGCCCAGGCCGTCCGCCAAGGTCTTCCTTATGCCTCCCAAAATCTTCTTCTGACCTTCGGCATCCGTCCGGACAGGCCCGAAACCGGCTACGGCTACATCCTTCAGGGCCGGGCCCTGGATGATGGGAGCGATCGGACTTTGGTCCATGCCGTGGATCAATTTGTGGAAAAACCCGATTTGGAAACGGCTCGGGCCTACGTGGAATCCGGGGACTATCTTTGGAACAGCGGAATCTTTCTCATGTCGGCCGCAACCTATCTTGAGGAACTGGAACGCTTTCTGCCCGAGGCCTTGGCCTCTTGCCGCAGGGCTGTGGACCGGGCCGCGTCCGACCTGGACTTCCTCCGGCTGGATCCCGAAAGCTTTCGGGACTGTCCGTCCGACTCCATCGACTACGCGGTCATGGAAAAGACCGATCGTGCCGCCGTGGTCTCCATGGAGGCCGGGTGGAGCGATGTCGGGTCATGGTCGGCCCTGATCGGCATCGGGTCCCCCGACGAGAACGGCAATGTCTGCCGGGGAGACGTCATGGCCCACGGCTCTAGGAACAACTACCTCCATGCCAGTCACCGTCTGGTGGCCACCGTGGGGCTCGAGAACCACATCGTGGTCGAGACCAAGGACGCCGTTCTGGTGGCCTCCCTGGACAAGGCCCAGGACGTCAAGGCCATTGTCGAGCGCCTTGTTTCCCGGGACCGCGAGGAGCACCTCCTCCACCGCAAGGTGTACCGACCATGGGGCAGCTACGAGGGCATCGACACCGGCGACCGGTTCCAGGTCAAGCGGATCACGGTCAAGCCCGGGCAAGTTCTCTCCCTCCAGATGCACCATCACCGGGCCGAGCACTGGATCGTGGTACGGGGCACAGCCAAGGTGACCAACGGGGAAAAGACATTCCTGCTGGGCGAGGATCAGTCCACCTACATTCCCCTGGGCACGGTCCATCGCCTGGAAAACCCGGGAAAGATTCCCCTGGAACTCATCGAGGTCCAGACCGGGTCCTATGTTGGCGAAGACGACATTCAGCGATACGAGGACCTCTATGGACGGGCCGAGCCCTCATCCTGA
- a CDS encoding heterodisulfide reductase: MEKYGLYLGCNIPFKAPDIEQSFRKVFPALGVEPVDLDGATCCPAWGTAPSFDLDTWLTISSRNITLGEERGVDLMTGCNSCFGVLSEAKHMIDHKPGKKGVVNENLSAIGRSYTGASKVYHVAHVLYDKIGLDRIKASLKFSLDGLKIAVQPGCHILWPSDVMEVKEKNSFYPTQLIELCKVLGADAPEYSRLADCCGMGAMRSTDQEKSFGLLKRKFDSIKEELDPDMIVTTCSSCYLQMDGAQKIFRERGIIDYEIPVFYYTQLLALAQGFDSKEVAAISQTSRDAIIAEIQADKRKVQEEVK, from the coding sequence ATGGAAAAATACGGACTCTATCTGGGATGCAACATTCCCTTCAAGGCCCCGGACATCGAGCAGTCCTTCCGCAAGGTCTTCCCGGCCCTGGGCGTGGAGCCGGTGGACCTGGACGGCGCCACCTGCTGCCCGGCCTGGGGCACGGCCCCATCGTTCGACCTGGATACTTGGCTGACCATATCCTCCCGAAACATCACCCTGGGCGAGGAACGGGGTGTCGACCTCATGACCGGCTGCAATTCATGCTTTGGTGTCCTTTCCGAGGCCAAGCACATGATCGATCACAAGCCCGGCAAAAAGGGCGTGGTCAACGAAAACCTCTCAGCCATCGGTCGATCCTACACGGGCGCGTCCAAGGTCTATCACGTGGCGCATGTCCTCTACGACAAGATCGGACTGGACAGGATCAAGGCCTCTCTCAAATTCAGCCTGGACGGTCTGAAGATCGCCGTTCAACCCGGTTGCCACATCCTGTGGCCGTCGGATGTCATGGAGGTCAAGGAGAAGAACTCCTTCTATCCGACCCAGCTCATCGAACTCTGCAAGGTCCTGGGCGCCGACGCCCCCGAGTACAGTCGCCTGGCCGATTGCTGCGGTATGGGGGCTATGCGGAGCACGGATCAAGAGAAGTCCTTTGGCCTTTTGAAGCGCAAATTCGATTCCATCAAAGAGGAACTCGATCCGGATATGATCGTGACCACCTGTTCGTCCTGTTATCTGCAGATGGACGGAGCCCAGAAGATCTTCCGTGAGCGCGGGATCATCGACTACGAAATTCCGGTCTTCTACTACACCCAGCTGCTGGCCTTGGCTCAGGGCTTTGATTCCAAGGAGGTGGCGGCCATCAGCCA
- a CDS encoding 3-hydroxyacyl-ACP dehydratase: MIAGIDVGSRSIELVCRRDGAVVHTARRPTTFDPRGQIRSLVAGLPLERVTATGYGRTLVAQTLAEDNGPPVETITEIKAYALGVRDLSPEARTVLDIGGQDTKAISLTGDGRVLKFEMNDRCAAGTGKFLEHVANVFQISIEEFGAYALQGDEALTINSMCTVFAETEATSLMAQGHRPENIALGLHASIVKRTMNMLGRVGLTHPVVFAGGVARNPCVVELVSRALGREPVVPDNPDMVGALGAALYGSVQ, encoded by the coding sequence ATGATCGCCGGCATTGATGTCGGCTCGCGGTCCATCGAACTGGTCTGCCGACGTGACGGGGCCGTGGTCCACACGGCCCGTCGACCCACGACCTTCGACCCCCGGGGCCAGATTCGGTCCCTCGTAGCCGGGTTGCCTCTGGAACGGGTCACGGCCACGGGCTACGGCCGGACCCTCGTGGCCCAGACCCTGGCCGAAGACAATGGTCCGCCCGTTGAGACCATCACCGAGATCAAGGCTTACGCCCTTGGCGTGCGCGATCTGTCGCCCGAGGCCCGAACGGTCCTGGACATCGGCGGGCAGGACACCAAGGCCATCAGCCTGACCGGGGACGGCCGGGTTCTCAAGTTCGAGATGAACGACCGTTGCGCCGCGGGCACGGGCAAGTTTCTGGAGCACGTGGCCAACGTTTTCCAGATTTCCATCGAGGAGTTCGGGGCCTACGCCCTGCAAGGCGACGAGGCCCTGACCATCAACTCCATGTGCACGGTTTTCGCCGAGACCGAGGCAACGTCCCTCATGGCCCAGGGGCATCGTCCCGAAAACATCGCCCTGGGTCTGCACGCCTCCATCGTCAAGAGGACCATGAACATGCTCGGCCGGGTGGGCCTCACGCATCCGGTGGTTTTTGCCGGCGGCGTGGCCCGCAATCCATGCGTGGTCGAGCTCGTGAGTCGGGCCCTGGGACGCGAGCCAGTCGTTCCCGATAATCCCGATATGGTCGGGGCCCTTGGAGCGGCCCTGTACGGTTCCGTCCAGTAA
- a CDS encoding heterodisulfide reductase, with protein sequence MPALIIENDKIKEAVQTIIDLGGDGILKCVQCGACSAVCPGVKAGFPVLCRLLIRKILNGQMEETIEEVSTWGCQSCNRCTEICPQGVRPQEVVFAYRRYQANDLALSTSAFGPQMSLYQVGHAVTTEATAENRKKVGLDPVPPTALNNAQAQKEIQTLLDNSPMADLGIF encoded by the coding sequence ATGCCTGCGTTGATAATAGAGAACGACAAGATCAAGGAAGCCGTCCAGACCATCATCGATCTTGGTGGGGACGGAATTCTCAAGTGCGTGCAGTGCGGGGCCTGCTCCGCGGTTTGTCCAGGAGTGAAAGCCGGGTTCCCTGTCCTGTGCCGCCTGCTCATCCGCAAGATACTGAACGGGCAGATGGAGGAAACCATCGAGGAGGTCTCCACCTGGGGCTGCCAGTCGTGCAATCGCTGCACAGAGATCTGCCCCCAGGGGGTTCGGCCTCAGGAGGTGGTCTTTGCCTACCGCCGCTATCAGGCCAATGATCTGGCTCTTTCGACCTCGGCCTTTGGCCCCCAGATGAGCCTGTATCAGGTCGGTCACGCCGTGACCACCGAGGCAACGGCCGAGAATCGGAAAAAGGTCGGGCTCGATCCGGTGCCTCCCACGGCCCTCAACAATGCCCAGGCTCAGAAGGAGATCCAGACCCTCCTCGACAACAGCCCCATGGCCGACCTGGGCATCTTCTAA
- a CDS encoding CoB--CoM heterodisulfide reductase iron-sulfur subunit A family protein, with translation MAKVGVYVCHCGTNIAGVIDVEAVRAHAETLPDVAVARKDLFMCSDSGQEMIKQDIRAGLVDRVVVAACTPRTHEPIFRAACEAAGLNKYLFEMANIRDQDSWVHGQDHSGATEKAKKLMASAVGKAARLHPLEDKYVDVTKAALVVGGGVGGIFSALELANMGFTTYLVEKEPSIGGVMAMLDKTFPTNDCSACILTPVMVDAGNHPNIKLMTYSEVEEVEGYIGNFDVKIRRKQTYIDWHKCTGCGACAEVCLEQTKGKIKDEFNLGLSARGAAYIHFPQAVPKKAVIDAANCLNCRGHKFGEEPRVSKKTGEPMIAPCQEACPADAINRSLSHDPNGRIEEIKVGSIVVATGYQVMDKGWFKEMAPDSPNVITALQLERLISATGPTGGKLLRPSDNEKPHTMTFVSCVGSRDEKFHTHCSRVCCMYMIKQARLLKEKYPDLSINMHFIDVRTAGKDYDEYYVGARKMGVNIFKGKVGGLEMLPGDKLRVLAYDMESATPIEYESDLVILATAIELPESAKKLAQTLGLQFCGSNFFRELHPKLGPVETSTRGIFLAGCCQGPKDIPDTVSQAKGAAAAAAVPLAQGKVKIEPILSEVHTEKCSGCGICVPLCPYDAISLKIHGDRPRAEIDMTQCHGCGVCTSACPSGAIVLHGYEDDQIYAQIAALTA, from the coding sequence ATGGCGAAAGTTGGGGTGTATGTGTGTCATTGCGGCACGAACATCGCCGGGGTCATCGACGTGGAGGCGGTCCGGGCCCATGCCGAGACCCTGCCCGACGTGGCCGTGGCCCGCAAGGACCTGTTCATGTGTTCGGACTCGGGTCAGGAGATGATCAAGCAGGATATCCGGGCCGGTCTGGTGGACCGTGTGGTCGTGGCCGCCTGCACGCCCCGGACCCACGAGCCGATTTTCCGGGCCGCCTGCGAAGCAGCCGGTCTGAATAAGTATCTGTTCGAGATGGCCAACATCCGTGACCAGGATTCCTGGGTTCATGGGCAAGACCACTCCGGGGCCACGGAAAAGGCCAAGAAACTCATGGCCTCGGCCGTAGGCAAGGCCGCCCGCCTGCACCCGCTGGAAGACAAGTACGTCGACGTGACCAAGGCCGCTCTGGTCGTTGGCGGCGGAGTCGGGGGAATCTTTTCGGCCCTGGAATTGGCCAACATGGGCTTCACCACCTATCTGGTGGAAAAGGAGCCTTCCATCGGCGGGGTCATGGCCATGCTGGACAAGACCTTTCCGACCAACGACTGCTCGGCCTGCATCCTGACCCCGGTCATGGTCGATGCCGGGAACCACCCGAACATCAAGCTCATGACCTATTCCGAGGTGGAGGAAGTCGAAGGCTATATCGGCAATTTCGACGTCAAGATCCGACGCAAGCAGACCTACATCGACTGGCACAAATGCACCGGCTGCGGGGCCTGCGCCGAGGTCTGCCTGGAACAAACCAAGGGGAAGATCAAGGACGAGTTCAATCTCGGCCTGTCGGCCCGCGGGGCGGCATACATCCATTTTCCCCAGGCCGTACCCAAGAAGGCGGTCATCGACGCCGCCAATTGTTTGAATTGTCGAGGGCACAAATTCGGCGAGGAGCCGAGGGTCAGCAAGAAGACAGGCGAACCCATGATCGCCCCCTGTCAGGAGGCCTGTCCGGCCGACGCCATCAACCGCAGTCTGTCTCACGACCCCAACGGGCGAATCGAGGAAATCAAGGTCGGCTCCATTGTCGTGGCCACCGGCTATCAAGTCATGGACAAGGGCTGGTTCAAGGAGATGGCCCCGGATTCGCCCAATGTCATCACCGCCCTGCAACTCGAGCGGCTCATCTCGGCCACCGGCCCCACCGGCGGCAAGCTCCTGCGACCTTCGGACAACGAGAAGCCCCATACCATGACCTTCGTTTCCTGCGTGGGCTCCCGGGACGAGAAGTTCCACACCCATTGTTCCCGGGTCTGCTGCATGTACATGATCAAACAGGCCCGTCTCCTCAAGGAGAAATATCCGGACCTGAGCATCAACATGCACTTCATCGACGTCCGCACGGCCGGCAAGGACTATGACGAATACTATGTCGGGGCCCGCAAGATGGGTGTGAACATCTTCAAGGGCAAGGTCGGCGGCCTGGAAATGCTGCCCGGCGACAAGCTGCGTGTCCTGGCCTACGACATGGAGTCGGCTACGCCCATCGAGTACGAATCCGACCTGGTCATTCTGGCCACGGCCATCGAACTGCCCGAATCGGCCAAAAAGCTGGCCCAGACCTTGGGTCTGCAATTCTGCGGCTCCAACTTCTTCCGGGAGCTCCATCCCAAGTTGGGCCCGGTTGAGACCTCCACTCGGGGCATCTTTCTGGCCGGATGCTGTCAGGGGCCCAAGGACATCCCTGATACCGTTTCCCAGGCCAAGGGCGCTGCGGCGGCAGCGGCCGTGCCTCTGGCCCAGGGCAAGGTCAAGATCGAGCCGATCCTGTCAGAGGTGCATACCGAGAAATGCAGTGGCTGCGGCATTTGCGTGCCTCTGTGTCCGTACGACGCCATCAGCCTGAAAATTCATGGCGACCGGCCCAGGGCCGAAATCGACATGACTCAATGTCATGGATGCGGGGTGTGCACGTCGGCCTGCCCATCCGGAGCCATTGTCCTGCACGGGTACGAGGACGACCAGATTTACGCTCAAATCGCGGCCCTGACCGCCTAG
- a CDS encoding 2-hydroxyacyl-CoA dehydratase — protein sequence MSQSYHEMWEKLNLDLPAHDGLLQVLGKFYGDIYMSQQGRLQGMEYLDFVLSEVHGLRIKELQDAKAQGRKVIGSFCVFVPEEISLAADAVHVGLCSGADAGKEEAEKLVPRNTCALIKSFIGFKMAKLCPFTESCDLIVGETTCDGKKKAYEAFGELVPMLVMEVPQQKRACDRELWKAEVLRYMVEVEKLTGKTITAEKLKAAIKTVNDRRRVLQRLNRLREADPAPISGRDALLINQVGFYDDPVRFTASISTLCDQIEERIKAGQGVAPKGTPRLLLSGCPMAVPNWKLPYVIESSGAVIVGEESCIGTRNTRDLVDESGETLEEMIETIVDRYLKIDCACFTPNTERMDNVAAIARELKADGVVQYTLMFCQPYGHEAIKLGNRLEKESIPSLAIETDYSMEDVEQLKTRVEAFVEMLK from the coding sequence ATGAGCCAATCGTATCATGAGATGTGGGAGAAGCTGAATCTTGATCTGCCGGCCCATGATGGCCTGCTTCAGGTTCTGGGCAAGTTCTACGGCGACATCTACATGTCCCAGCAGGGCCGGCTTCAGGGCATGGAGTATCTGGATTTCGTCCTGTCCGAGGTCCACGGCCTGCGGATCAAGGAGCTTCAGGACGCCAAGGCTCAGGGCCGGAAGGTCATCGGGTCGTTCTGCGTCTTCGTGCCCGAGGAGATCAGCCTGGCCGCCGACGCGGTCCATGTGGGCCTCTGTTCCGGGGCCGACGCCGGCAAGGAGGAGGCCGAAAAGCTCGTTCCCCGCAACACCTGCGCCCTGATCAAGTCCTTCATCGGTTTCAAGATGGCCAAGCTCTGTCCCTTTACCGAGTCCTGCGATTTGATCGTGGGCGAGACCACCTGCGACGGCAAGAAAAAGGCCTACGAGGCCTTTGGCGAACTCGTGCCCATGCTGGTCATGGAGGTCCCGCAGCAGAAACGGGCCTGCGACCGCGAGCTCTGGAAAGCCGAGGTCCTGCGCTACATGGTCGAGGTGGAGAAGTTGACTGGAAAAACCATCACCGCCGAAAAACTCAAGGCGGCCATCAAGACCGTGAACGATCGCAGGCGGGTCCTTCAGCGGTTGAACCGTCTTCGGGAAGCCGATCCGGCCCCCATCTCGGGTCGGGACGCCCTGCTCATCAACCAGGTCGGTTTCTACGACGACCCGGTGCGGTTCACGGCCTCCATTTCGACCCTGTGCGATCAGATCGAAGAACGGATCAAGGCCGGGCAAGGCGTGGCTCCCAAGGGCACTCCGCGGCTGTTGCTTTCGGGTTGCCCCATGGCCGTGCCCAACTGGAAGCTGCCCTATGTCATCGAGAGTTCCGGGGCGGTCATCGTCGGCGAGGAGTCCTGCATCGGCACCCGAAACACCCGGGATCTGGTGGACGAGTCGGGCGAGACCCTGGAAGAAATGATCGAGACCATCGTGGACCGGTATCTGAAGATCGACTGCGCCTGCTTCACGCCCAACACCGAGCGCATGGACAACGTGGCGGCCATAGCCCGGGAACTCAAGGCCGATGGGGTCGTCCAGTACACCCTCATGTTCTGCCAGCCCTACGGCCATGAGGCCATCAAGCTGGGCAACCGTCTGGAGAAGGAAAGTATCCCCTCCCTGGCCATCGAAACGGATTATTCCATGGAGGACGTGGAACAATTGAAGACCCGGGTCGAGGCATTCGTGGAGATGCTGAAGTAG
- a CDS encoding HesA/MoeB/ThiF family protein produces MRDLLENLKAAAKPGAFKDGRPGRFIDLEVVRSLARSHGMPSREIEARALDLEIVPQRYARNMALLECRDQARLLRSTVSVAGLGGLGGFVAEFLARMGVGSLTLADHDRFDETNLNRQLYCTEADLGHSKALVAAQRIQAVNSSLTTTVIENRLDALTFPAFLNGAQVVVDCLDNHPSRSDLARAADQAEIPLVTASVAGLVAQVSTDARTFADHSGPEGSTPEDRLGTLVFAPALAASCQAGAALAILLGHPSPLDGRMLAADLEDMTFAVLNL; encoded by the coding sequence ATGAGGGATCTGCTCGAGAACCTCAAGGCCGCGGCCAAACCCGGGGCCTTCAAGGACGGACGGCCCGGCCGGTTCATCGATCTTGAGGTCGTTCGATCCCTTGCCCGAAGCCATGGAATGCCCAGCCGCGAAATCGAGGCCCGGGCCTTGGACCTGGAAATCGTTCCCCAGCGCTATGCCCGGAACATGGCCCTGCTCGAATGCCGGGACCAGGCCCGCCTCCTGCGAAGCACTGTTTCCGTCGCCGGTCTGGGAGGCCTGGGGGGCTTCGTGGCCGAATTTCTGGCCAGAATGGGGGTTGGCAGTCTGACGCTTGCAGACCACGATCGCTTCGACGAGACCAACCTCAACCGGCAATTATACTGCACCGAGGCCGATCTCGGCCATTCCAAGGCCCTTGTGGCTGCCCAACGAATTCAGGCCGTCAATTCGTCACTGACCACAACCGTTATCGAGAACCGTCTCGACGCATTGACCTTTCCCGCCTTTCTGAACGGTGCCCAGGTCGTCGTGGACTGCCTCGACAACCATCCATCCCGATCCGACCTGGCCCGGGCGGCCGATCAGGCCGAAATCCCCCTGGTCACGGCATCCGTGGCCGGCCTGGTGGCTCAAGTTTCCACCGATGCCCGAACCTTTGCCGATCATTCCGGTCCTGAAGGATCAACTCCTGAAGACCGACTGGGCACCCTTGTCTTCGCCCCAGCCTTGGCGGCCTCCTGCCAGGCGGGGGCGGCCCTGGCCATTCTTCTCGGACACCCCTCGCCCCTCGACGGCCGCATGCTGGCCGCGGATCTCGAGGACATGACCTTCGCCGTCCTGAACCTTTGA